In Thiospirochaeta perfilievii, a single window of DNA contains:
- a CDS encoding TetR/AcrR family transcriptional regulator, which produces MNLLIENVTQEKKNRILNCAMEEFASKGYDRASTNAIIKKAGISKGAIFQYFMNKELMFYYIFDHAEKQIKDYILDNIDLNSPDLLIRVQSYMDSMLNLLTDFPRTMEFILKARSDDNIGIKSEILKRESDSYNKLEEVFKTGLDIELFKSPKELDKIIIILKSTLDKLLEDGLNSSLDKSEIYDTICDYISYFRKLFYI; this is translated from the coding sequence TTGAATCTATTAATTGAAAACGTAACACAAGAGAAAAAAAATAGAATACTCAACTGTGCAATGGAGGAGTTTGCCTCTAAGGGGTATGATAGAGCATCAACCAATGCAATAATCAAGAAAGCTGGAATATCCAAGGGTGCAATATTTCAATACTTTATGAATAAAGAGTTAATGTTCTACTATATATTTGATCATGCTGAGAAACAGATTAAGGATTATATTCTAGATAATATTGATTTAAATAGTCCAGACCTACTTATTAGAGTACAGAGTTATATGGATAGTATGTTGAATCTTCTAACAGATTTTCCACGTACCATGGAGTTTATATTAAAGGCACGTAGTGATGATAATATAGGGATAAAGAGTGAGATTTTAAAAAGAGAGTCTGACTCGTATAACAAATTAGAAGAGGTCTTTAAAACTGGTTTAGATATTGAGTTATTTAAGAGTCCTAAAGAGTTAGATAAAATAATAATAATTTTAAAATCTACACTAGATAAACTATTAGAGGATGGATTAAACTCCTCCTTAGATAAGAGTGAAATATATGATACAATCTGTGACTATATCTCTTATTTTAGGAAACTGTTCTACATTTAG
- a CDS encoding MFS transporter: MKDYIKRTSIAAMATMFVFAASASIIPISLVRISKELNFSLTQGGSLGFISAMAQFVVLLISSYLAGKYGKLRLIKVALLILSLGLFLFTKSSTFLLSTILVLIIGFGQGFLEGLLTPLVEDLHPGDNGKKMNLLHAFWPIGVTFSVLFFGELLTRGTSWRVIFVILALVVLIIVSLYPSSKTINLPKSRTEFSHMGEIISKPRFWFFGFSLFFAGGAESAFAFWSASYIQLEYNTNPRAGAIGAALFAIGMVLGRLLTSRIAHRFKLKNIILISSLLSLGLSIVFFFIINISSLFILMLFMGLTIACLWPSIQSYAGSVMGVDITILMIFLSCFGTPGYSSATILMGIIGDKYGLHTSFILSPIYLFLLAVVFFISTRFKDSKKPL, encoded by the coding sequence TTGAAAGATTATATAAAAAGAACCTCAATTGCAGCAATGGCAACAATGTTTGTTTTTGCTGCAAGCGCATCTATAATACCTATATCCCTAGTTAGAATATCTAAGGAGTTGAACTTCTCCTTAACCCAGGGAGGATCCCTAGGTTTTATATCTGCTATGGCCCAGTTTGTTGTTCTATTAATTAGTAGCTACCTAGCTGGAAAATATGGTAAATTACGATTAATTAAAGTGGCTCTTCTTATTTTATCACTTGGTCTATTTCTTTTTACAAAGAGTTCAACATTTCTTCTATCCACAATTTTAGTTCTAATTATAGGTTTTGGGCAAGGTTTCCTTGAAGGCTTATTAACCCCTTTAGTCGAGGATTTACACCCAGGGGATAATGGGAAAAAGATGAACCTTCTCCATGCTTTTTGGCCTATAGGTGTAACTTTTAGTGTTCTATTTTTTGGTGAACTATTAACAAGGGGAACCTCTTGGAGGGTTATATTTGTTATATTAGCTTTGGTTGTATTAATCATTGTTTCCCTATATCCATCTAGTAAAACAATTAACCTTCCTAAATCAAGAACAGAATTTAGTCATATGGGGGAGATAATTTCAAAGCCAAGGTTCTGGTTTTTTGGTTTTTCACTCTTTTTTGCTGGGGGAGCCGAGAGTGCCTTTGCATTTTGGAGTGCTAGTTATATACAGCTAGAGTACAACACAAACCCAAGGGCTGGGGCTATAGGAGCTGCCTTATTTGCTATAGGAATGGTTTTAGGGCGACTCTTAACCAGTAGAATTGCCCATCGGTTTAAACTTAAAAATATTATTCTTATATCTTCCCTTCTCTCCCTAGGGCTGAGCATTGTATTCTTTTTTATAATAAATATCTCATCACTTTTTATACTAATGTTATTTATGGGTCTTACAATAGCTTGTTTATGGCCTAGTATTCAGTCATATGCCGGTTCAGTAATGGGTGTTGATATAACAATTTTAATGATATTTCTATCTTGTTTTGGAACTCCAGGGTACAGTTCTGCCACAATTTTAATGGGAATTATAGGGGATAAGTATGGGCTTCATACAAGCTTTATCTTATCACCTATATATCTCTTTCTATTAGCTGTAGTTTTTTTTATATCAACTAGGTTTAAAGATAGCAAAAAACCCCTTTAA